Below is a genomic region from Prunus persica cultivar Lovell chromosome G3, Prunus_persica_NCBIv2, whole genome shotgun sequence.
CTTGTGATTGGAAGCCAAATTATTTGCTCCCACATTCTGCTGGTCTAGTTTTTAATGACGCAAGTCATGGATGATGTACGTTGCTGGTATGGTTTTTGAGCAATGTGAGTCATGAACGACATCTGCGTGAGTCTGGGTTTTGAGCGACATGAGTGGTGGTGGAACGCGACGGATGGTGATGCGGGTGGCAGCTGTTGCGACTGGGTTTGTATGGTTGTTGCAGCTGCGGAAATATGGTAGGGTTAGGTCAAGAGCCAGTCATGATTGATTGCTCTTATACCATCTCAAATTGGGTGGGAATTATATTTCATTGATATTATAATGTACAATAATAGGAAAGTTATATACAAAGCCTAGGAAACTATTTGAGGAATGTAATTATGATCCTATAATCTTTCATCATCAAATAGTCGACTTAGACTAATTAGGAATATACAGCTCATTTGACAGAAATAATGCCAGCCTACAAATATGATTAACACTAGATAAATCTGACATTGGGAAGATTCATGTTagatgatatatatttttaattatatcttTTGGGGTGAGATTTAGTTATAAATTTACTCTCAATAtgtattgtccaattttatttttgttgttgaaaactTTGTTTTATGAAGTCCCGTTGCTCATTTAGCACTGGACCCCTAAAAtctcagagccactctgcttGGATTCAAATATCCTTTAACTCTTAGGTTTCTTGTTTTGACAATTTGTAATGCTGTGtgaagaaaaaccaaaaaccaaaaaaaaaaaaaaaattccaagcTTTTGATGCTCTTTCAGTGGTGAGAGAAGGTGGAGAAATGAACCCAAGGAGATGTTTAGTCCAAAAGTTGAAAGGCCCATTGGGCCAGTCAGTGCATAATCTTTTCCCGCCAAGCTGAACCCTCTTCCCGCCAAGTTGAACCCTCACGTACAAATTAGCAATTGCCTTCCCGCCTTCTGCCATTAGGTAAAACACTTCCGTCtcttttgacccaaaaaagcaaaaagacttCCATCTCTCTGCAAGGGGCTACTTTTTCGTAGTTCTTACCATTTTATCCAGGTAATACTTTCAGTTCTTACCATTTTAGTGTTTTAAACCCTATTTTTGTTactaattttgtaatttagcttttcattttgatcatATGTTACCCTAAAATTCTCATTTTTCCTTCACTTGGATATTACGTCACTGATTTACTCTGATTTTTATATCAGTAATAGGAAAAGCATATAAGTGATTGTTTTTCCACTTCAGTCTGTTTTTCATTAGGTGGGTCAGTTGTGGATGTTATGCTAATGTGGTGATTTTGGTGTTCTTTTCTCTGTGGCACTTAACCACAACTGGCTTAAcccttatttatattattttagtgTCTTTTTATCAATAGATTCatgaagaggaaaagaaagtcTACATCTTGTGCCACCCAAATAGGGAACAAGGATGACCACATTCAAGAAATGGGTCCTTTTATAACAGATCTTCCAAAGTCTATCATTCACATGGTTCTACTAAAGATCCCAACCAGGAGCATTCTCTTGTGCAAGTGTGTATGCAAGACTTGGCATGGTCTAATTTCAGACCCTGAATTTGCTCAGCTGCATTTTGCACAAGCAGAGGTCTTTCCCATGGTCCGGCCCTTGGGTCCCGCACGCGTGTCGAGAACCCTTTACTTTGTTGAGCCTGAAGATAGCTCTGGTTCCTTTTTGAAGGACTCTGGTGCATATTACCGTTATCGTAAGCGATCTGATTTCCACATGATTCTTTCCAAATGTAAAATCCCATTGCGCAATGCTGAGCAAGTAATCAGTAACCACGGTAATGCCAATGTGATGCTTGATAGGAAACATGGCACTACAAGAAAGCCTTGCATCAAGATAAGGCGAAATGATCACAAGTACAATGTGGTGAACTCGTGTAACGGCTTGCTTTGCCTGTCTGATCCATTCTCCAATGACCCTGCTGTTGTGTGCAATCCAATAACCGGAGAATTTATAAACCTTCCCAAAGGTTCTAAACCTGAGAATGAAAAGATTTCAATCGATTGTGGattcggattcagtccaaggACTAACGAATATAAGGTGATAAGAATGTTTAAGCAAGGGACCCCTCGTCCCAATAGGGTGGCGGAGATACACACACTTGGAGCAGGTTCATGGAAATCTGTTGGTAGTGCTCCCTACTTAGCTAGTAAGCTAGCATTCACCACCTATGTGAAAGGAGTGCTTTATTGGTTTTGCGATGAGTGGTCAAGTCTTACTATAATTTCTTTTGACTTGGATACTGAAAAGTTGCAATCAGTTCCATCCCCGCCTTTTGGACGGGAGAAATGTCGTAATGTGGTCATGGGAGTTTTGGGAGattgtatttgtgtgtgtCATACAGATGAtcttaaaatcaaattttggacACTGAATGATTCTGGTGCACAAGAACTTTGGAGGAAGAATATTTCGATTGATACCCAAGATGCTGGAAGGTGGCCGTATGGATCATTCAAACCCATGAAATACTTGCAGAATGGGTGTCTGTTGATGTTTAATTCTCATACTAATGCCTTCTTTTACTATCACCCAAGAAACCACAGTCCATTCATTTTTCTTAAGCTTCGTGGGTTCAAGTCAGATTTTGAGGTATTTAGTCATGTTCCGAGCTTTATTTCACTGAAGGATATTCTGGTGGGGAAGGATGTAGAAGTACTGAATATAAATTCAAGGTAAAGATTTAACCTTTTTGCATTATTCTTTTACCTTCTAAGACTTAATATGAATTGGTTGTTGTAGTCATGCTTTTCTAGGATGTCAATGTAGAAGATTCTTGATAGCATTCTTTTGGGAAATTGGtttgcttctttttgttttgctattGGGAAGTTAACTCGTGTGTGGAGTTTCTGTATAAAATATGCCTCTACCTCAGAAGGCTTTATATATGGACCAACATTTATGCATGATTGTCATCTAAAGATCCATAAATAACTCAACATATTCATGAATTGGTTGGCTCCCAATCAATTTGAACTGTCGTCTATGTTTTGATTCAGTCTGCGATTGTACATGGTTGAGTTTTATCTTTTGGGTAGATGAAGAGAgcttatttgaattttgaatgttGGAAAACAATAAATGCATTTCTCATTTTGGAATATCCTTGTGTAAAAGCcactttttcaaaatttccattAGTCATAACTTTTTTGAGGGACTGGGGCAAAGCAATTGACAACTTCTATTGATTCTGTTTTGTTATTCTGTCTGCATATCTGTTTTAAAATGGTACTCAGTAAGCCATTAAGAGAACATTAACCTAACACATTTGTtcaagtatttttttaaattccttGGAAATGACCGGTATCTGTTCAAGTATTTTACTTTTTGATGTCACAACTGCTGATACAGGTGTGCAGGTTTGAAGCTGCTAGGAGAGACCAAAGCTCTTTTTCTGGAGGAAGATATTGCAGAGTTGGGATCAGATTTTTATTCGACTGACAGTTGCGAAGATTACGAAGATTGAAACAAGCACCCACACACCACACTGATAGAGGTGGTGCAGTCTAACAATGAGCtaaaacaccattttgttaAAGAGGGCTGTGAGCGCCCTTgattaatattatatagttGGACACCAGAACCTTAATTGGCCTCTAACTTAGTGACCAGCTAgtgttttgtttgatgataCTTCAAATATTTTTGGATTAGAAGTTAAATTTCTTGTTATGTTTATGGAAGTACAGTGATGTTAAAGGCTTTGCTTATATCATCTTTGGTTGATTTGGTGAATGAAGTATGTCTTCAGTAcgcaaaaataattattgacGCACTTACAACTCCTTATGGTGTTTTTACCCATGAGCTTTGGTTCTCTTGATGGACTGAAGGTTGATGAGGCTCAGGTTTGTTTTATTGTCAAAAGCTAGAACTTGTTGTAactgaaaatataaaagtcGTGACTTGTTAACTGTGGCCACCACAGAGGATTTGCAGCTGAGCAATCAGATGAAATGAAATTGTTTCtctcaacaaacaaaagaacctTGAAGTTGGGGAAGTGAAGCCACAATCAAGCAACAAGTCTTTCCAACTTCTCTCCATGATCACATATGAATGAAATAGTGAGATTTGTGTCTCTAAGAGGAGGACAGATCCGTTGCACGACAAGCCCACAATCAGTACACTCGTTGACACTTAACTGGACTATGAATTGGAAAGGTCCCAGAGAAAAGTCTCCATATAGGAGGAGAGcaactcctcctcaattcTCATCTcctcttctgttttcttttgggttagtGAATAAGTTCATTAAGCGTTTTGAATCAAAAGCCTTTTGTTGTGATTTCTTATAAGGCATGCTCATATCGAAGTTCACCTTGACTTCTTTTGGGCTATGTACTCAATCAGATCTTGCTCCCAAAACCCTTTATCTAACACTTCTCATCTTCTCTAAATTTAGTTCTACCTCGTATTTGAAGAGTTTGCTACCCAATTGGTTTTTGCCATGATTAACATATTTGTTCGCTGTTATTCGCAATTAGATTGATGAAAACCAAGTTTTCTCCAGATTTATCACATGTTTTGTGTTCACCTAAAGACTATATGCCCTAGTGGGTGGGATTGCGACTCTTGTGTTGGTTTAGTGTTTCGGTTATCTTGGGTTTTCTGGGGTGTCATTGAGATTTGGCTTAATTGTAGTGATGTGTGCTAGTAATTGTTTGTACAGCTTTTGTCTGCtttagttttggtttttagGGTGTTAGTCTTCTTGTCCTCTTGGGCTTGGTTCTTTAGATGGTACAAGCGAGAGTCTAAACTAGAGGGAGAGGGGAGGTTTgtcacaaacacacacacactaccatAATGCCATAGGGGTTCAACTTAAGACCACTAGTTTGCAAGTCTTTTTCACTGTTCTAGACTCTATTAGCgtcattttgatattttagttTGTATTCTTGaactttatttaaagaacttgttttttcatttaaaaaaatagatacaTTTATAATATAACTCATTTCTTgcattcattatatatataaacactaAAACctataaattgaagaaaaaaccaaaaaaaaaagaccaacTAATGTGTAAAGTACCACTACTACCCTTGCATTATgatttttagaaagaaaaaaaaaactctaataGTAGTGTTGTAATTCTTAGGTTTTTTAAGGCTTGTGCAGTATATTTGGTCCCTTGTAAAAGTCAAAATGGGCTTAAGCCTAAGGTTTAAGTATTGTTGTAGggtttttctatattttggaCCCTACTTATGGGTTTACATGtgaacaacccaaaaaaaaaaaaaaaaaaacccattagATCTAAGCATTTTTTAAGATAAAAACTCTAATCGGGCCGAAGATTTGTCAACTAAGGATAAACTATTATAATTTTATcgtatttctttttttgtatgtGGATGACATACTATTGTTTGGGAATGATAGTGAATACTTTGCTTGGGATTAATATCTCTCTTGtgcaagaattctatagtgagggcctgATACATGGCCCTTAGGTAAGGCCTCATCTATTAATCAttggatcaaattggttagcCGTTAGAAGAAATTGGTTAGCCCGATCCAATGGTTAAGAGATAGAATCACGCCTAAGAGTCatatataagg
It encodes:
- the LOC18782894 gene encoding F-box/kelch-repeat protein At3g06240, with protein sequence MKRKRKSTSCATQIGNKDDHIQEMGPFITDLPKSIIHMVLLKIPTRSILLCKCVCKTWHGLISDPEFAQLHFAQAEVFPMVRPLGPARVSRTLYFVEPEDSSGSFLKDSGAYYRYRKRSDFHMILSKCKIPLRNAEQVISNHGNANVMLDRKHGTTRKPCIKIRRNDHKYNVVNSCNGLLCLSDPFSNDPAVVCNPITGEFINLPKGSKPENEKISIDCGFGFSPRTNEYKVIRMFKQGTPRPNRVAEIHTLGAGSWKSVGSAPYLASKLAFTTYVKGVLYWFCDEWSSLTIISFDLDTEKLQSVPSPPFGREKCRNVVMGVLGDCICVCHTDDLKIKFWTLNDSGAQELWRKNISIDTQDAGRWPYGSFKPMKYLQNGCLLMFNSHTNAFFYYHPRNHSPFIFLKLRGFKSDFEVFSHVPSFISLKDILVGKDVEVLNINSRCAGLKLLGETKALFLEEDIAELGSDFYSTDSCEDYED